In Populus nigra chromosome 10, ddPopNigr1.1, whole genome shotgun sequence, the following proteins share a genomic window:
- the LOC133705778 gene encoding glycine-rich cell wall structural protein-like, whose protein sequence is MASPRLLGTAFLVLLIADLAFAARTLQAISGGGRKGAGGGDGGQGIGSGSGSGYGSGSGGGKGGNGGGGGEGQGIGSGSGSGYGSGKGGDGGGGGGGYGSGPTYGNSSAYGEAYGSGYGGGKGSGGNGDQGTRSRSGSSYGRGSGGSKGGNGAGGGGGGGGGQGTGSGSGSGYGSGSGKGGGGGGGGQGTGSGSGSGYGSGSGNGKGGNGGGGGGGGGAGGGQGTGSGSGSGYGSGGNEGGNGGGGGGGGGQGTGSGSGSGFEGGNGGGGGGGGGQGTGSGSGSGFGSGSGNGKGGNGGGGGGGGGGGASGGQGTGSGNGSGYGSGSGKGGNGGRGSGYGSGSGKGKGRNGGGGGGGGGGGGQGTGLGNGSGYGSGSGHGGNGGDGGGGQGNGSGSGSGYGSGNGKGGNGGGGGGGGGGGGGTGSGSGSGYGSGSGSGGGGKGYGSGY, encoded by the exons ATGGCAAGTCCAAGGTTGTTAGGGACTGCTTTCCTGGTCTTGCTTATTGCAGACCTCGCCTTTGCTGCTAGGACACTGCAGGCAATCAGTGGAGGTGGAAGGAAGGGagctggtggtggtgatggaggTCAAGGCATTGGATCGGGAAGTGGGTCAGGCTATGGAAGTGGAAGTGGTGGTGGCAAGGGTGGGAATGGAGGTGGCGGTGGTGAAGGTCAAGGCATTGGATCGGGAAGTGGATCAGGCTATGGAAGTGGCAAGGGTGGGGAtgggggtgggggtggtggTGGATATGGCTCTGGGCCAACTTATGGTAACAGTTCGGCTTATGGGGAGGCCTATGGCTCTGGATATGGTGGAGGCAAAGGAAGTGGTGGTAATGGAGATCAAGGCACTAGATCAAGAAGTGGGTCAAGTTATGGACGTGGAAGTGGCGGTAGCAAGGGTGGCAATGGAGCaggtggtggaggaggtggtggtggtggtcaaGGCACTGGATCAGGAAGTGGGTCAGGCTATGGAAGTGGAAGTGGCAAGG gaggtggtggtggtggtggaggtcaAGGCACTGGATCAGGAAGTGGGTCAGGCTATGGAAGTGGAAGTGGCAATGGCAAGGGTGGGAAtggaggtggtggaggaggaggaggaggtgccGGTGGAGGTCAAGGCACTGGATCAGGAAGTGGGTCAGGCTATGGAAGTGGCGGTAACGAGGGTGGgaatggaggtggtggtggtggtggtggaggtcaAGGCACTGGATCAGGAAGTGGGTCAGGCTTCGAGGGTGGgaatggaggtggtggtggtggtggtggaggtcaAGGCACTGGATCAGGAAGTGGGTCAGGCTTTGGAAGTGGAAGTGGCAATGGCAAGGGTGGgaatggaggtggtggtggaggaggaggaggaggaggtgctAGTGGAGGTCAAGGTACTGGATCAGGAAATGGGTCAGGCTATGGAAGTGGAAGTGGCAAGGGTGGgaatggag GAAGAGGGTCAGGCTATGGAAGTGGAAGTGGCAAGGGCAAGGGCAggaatggaggaggaggaggaggaggaggaggtggtggaggtCAAGGCACTGGATTAGGAAACGGATCAGGCTATGGAAGTGGAAGTGGCCATGGTGGGAATGGAGGTGATGGTGGTGGAGGTCAAGGCAATGGATCAGGAAGCGGGTCAGGCTATGGAAGTGGCAATGGCAAGGGTGGgaatggaggtggtggtggaggaggaggaggtggaggaggaggcaCTGGATCAGGAAGTGGGTCAGGCTATGGAAGTGGAAGTGGAAGTGGCGGCGGCGGCaaag GTTATGGTTCTGGATATTGA
- the LOC133705777 gene encoding putative glycine-rich cell wall structural protein 1, translating to MASPRLLGTAFLVLLIADLTFAARTLQATGGGGGGGQGGGGGGGSGSGLGSGYGSGSGYGSGEGYGAGGRGGGGGGGGGGGGGGGGGGGSGSGSGSGSGSGSGSGSGNGNGGGGGGGYGSGYGGGKGKRLP from the exons ATGGCAAGTCCAAGGTTGTTAGGGACTGCTTTCCTGGTCTTGCTTATTGCAGACCTCACCTTTGCTGCTAGGACACTGCAGGCAAccggtggaggtggaggtggagggcAGGGAGGAGGTGGCGGTGGTGGTTCCGGATCAGGACTTGGATCAGGTTATGGTTCTGGGTCTGGATACGGGAGCGGTGAGGGATATGGTGCTGGTGGTCGTGGAGGAGGCGGAGGCGGGGGTGGAGGCGGTGGaggtggcggtggcggtggcgggGGATCCGGAAGTGGGTCGGGAAGTGGAAGTGGGAGTGGGAGTGGAAGTGGGAGTGGAAATGGGAatggaggtggaggaggaggag GTTATGGCTCTGGATATGGAGGAGGGAAAGGTAAAAGATTGCCTTGA